The DNA window AACACATAATGAGTAAATGTGAATTGAAAAATGACGATGGATTTCTACGAGTATTTATGATCTATGCCTTGATGATCTATGATTTAACAGAAGTAAGAATCACTCTTTTGTAGTACCTTGGGCTATACCGAACCGAGGTCATTGCTTCGGTATAAGGAGCAGTAGTAGTTGGACGTCGTGTAGTAGTGGTTGTTGTGGTAGTAGTAGAAGTGGTTGTGCTTGTGCTAGTTGTAGAAGGAGTTGTGCGTTGGGAACTAGCTTCATAAACAGTCGTCCTCACGCTGCTTGGAATGTGATCATAGCCCAATTCGTTACCATCGCCCCTggattatttatatcataacattatgttaaaaagaagtataagtttatattatgtaaattgcaTTCATTCGgtatatttttagatataccgaaataataaaaaaaacattaccttGTCTGTTGGCGTATGGAAGATTGGTACTGGTTCTGGTTGCTTATctgaaatttaattattacaaagtttaaaaaaaatgaatgatttctattattcatttaataattattacgtatataaaaaaaaatcaaggcagatcgattattaattaaaagtaaaatagggCCTTTTATATTTgtacggatttttttaaaaaaacgaactagtattaaaattcaGAACTTGGCAATAGCTACACTGATCTTGACAAAATTCGCACAAATATTACAGTACCTATATGCATTATGGAGAAAGGTATCTACGGCAATTAAAAATCatgtttgttatactttttactTATGCTCGGCTTGGATGTTCAACAAATATTGACGATATTTGCATCCTGAATCCTGAGCATAGAATGCTTTTTATTTCGGgattctatatatattatagggtATTCAATATAAGGGTTACGCTTCGATCGCATGGATTACTATTTGAACGGAATCGAATGAGCAACGCCTAGTTAATGTTCCCCATTAGTGCAAAGTAGGTACCGCTGTTTTGATTCCATACAAAACGTTAACCACGTTTCCACGAGATCTTATACGTAGAAAACCTAGGCATGCTAGACATGCTAGGCACtcacaaagaaaaataacaggAAAAATATACCTGTGGCTGAAGAAGGACATCGTCGTAATCATCAGGTGAAACTGGCCTTGGAGTGTACGTTTCAACAGGTCGTCGAGCTGGTGGAGGAGTGCCTCGGTACGTCTGCTGGACTGCTGGCCGAAGCGAAGCCTGGTTATATTGCTGAACATAGTCTGCCAACACCCGGTACCAATCACCCGTTATtccaataaatatactatcaaTATTGTTATACAGAAGATTAAAAGTTGTTAAGAAAGTacttaaacaatatttacatCTTATAAAACCTGTAAAAGTCCAAATTTTATGCTTCCCTAAAACTGATAAGAAATTAACTGCCCTATTATTTCTCTAAGAATACTAAGAGCTGGGTTGGTAAAACCCGTCTTTTAAACAAATCTCTTAAAATTAGACTAGTAGTTCGTGCTATCAAACATTCAAATAAGTTGTTCagctttattttagtaaaaatttacaattgaattattttattaatgatatgaaatattatatattttttaaacaatattgtgAATACATGAGTTATGTGCTTCAATAATATAGTAGTGATGTTAATAAAGGAACTataccataaataaattatctgttATACCTTACACGAATTATAAAAGCTAATGTGCTATTTTTTCAGTTAAACTAATATAGTGATTTAATGtatgaaattaaagaaaattactCAGTTATTATTTGAAACAAATCTTATATTACAGAAGATTAATATAAATCTATGGTATTACAATATTGCATTACTTCAGGAGTTCAGAACGGAAACGTTATACAGTTTATATAAATGGTTTTAAAGTTAACAATAACATTTTACAAGTTTGTTCACATGATCGGTAACGGGTAAGATAGTGAATTGTATTTTTCTCACCTGTATCTTTGTACAATTCACCATCTTCATCATACACAGCGTAATAAGGATCGTATTGATCAGCACTGTAGGTTTGGGATCCATTGTACAGCATTTTAGGTCGGGGGCTGGCCGAATAAGAGGTCGGTGTAATACTTTCTGTCGGTTCCAAACTGTAAAGTTTAAagtataatgaaaaataaaaaccatgtataaaatagtttatgatttaacaaaatattgagatgtataaaaattaatacaaactACACTACACCGTTGGTCCTCAGAATAGTCAATATTTACAGTCTAGTCAAAATTAGTCATACTCATACCAGTAAAGTCATTAGGTTAAGTAAAAGTGGTAAGGTTATAATAGGCAGGAAATATGTTCAGCAGCTAAATAGAATGTTCCGTTTAAAAGCTATACTTTAAGTATATAAGAAGgataaaagattattaaaagacatgaaaaataattaagtgcTTACAACCAAAGTTATGTGCTATACAAAATACAACATCAACCTAACGTTAGTTGGCTTCAATTTATTGATTACCTGTTTATTCTATCGTCATGGCTAGTCTTAGTAAAGCGAGTCTCTTGTTTAAAGCTGTCCCGAGGTgtagtatatttcatattctGTGCGACGATGTTCTGATGACGAACTCTTTctctagtttttttattataatctcCGTTACTGATATGATATTTTTCAGTTGTTGGCTTGGCAAGTCTATGCCTGACAGTATAAGGACGCAACGTAGTCTGGTTAAGATATTTTGGAGGCCTTAATGTGTTTGGATTATGATTCGGCTTTCTTAAATGTACAGTCTTATTTCGATATACATATTGATTGTTGGCAGTGTTGACGTAGTCAACCATTACTGGTACTGGAATTTTTCCATTAGGACTTTTGACCTGTTGTTTATATGGAATTTTCGTGACAACAGATAAGTCATTATGATTTTTAGTTACGGAATCttgtttaaataagttatttgcTTGCTTTGGTGAAGAATTACCTATTTTTGTATTCTCAGAAGATCGAATATCATCATACTCCTTATAATTCTGTGCCATCGCAGGCCTTTGCGGCTTTACTTCTGAACTTGGCATGTATTTAGGTTTAACAGCAGGTTCATAGTAATACTGTTCGTCTTcttcatcataataataatcattcatTTCTGGCGAAGGCTTTGGTATTGGCCTGCGCTTAGGGGGAACAGTAGTTGACGTTgttaatattctatttttactttttataggtAGCTGTGTTGATGATTGTAATGTTCGGTAATACGAATTTCCCTGTTTTGGAGTTTCTGTTACAGTGCCTTGTTTAAGAACAAAGGTTGTTGGAATAGTTACACCGGTAGTTAGAGTTTTCCAATAATTATGTAATGCTGAGAGCTGCTCATCCACTAATGTTGATGTAGGTTTGGGAGTAGATTGGATAAATGCTAAAAACGGATTAACATTTTGAGATTGGACATTCGACAGAAAGTTAGATATTGTACTGGATGATAACTGCGGCTGAGGCGTAACTTGCTTATGATTTTTTGGCATTAGGAAACCAGTTGGTGGTGCGGTACCCTGTCCTATTAAGTAAGGTTTCTGTGTAACCATTGGCGTCGTGTGAGAATACGTTAGTGGTCGTACTGCATATGGCTGTTGAAGAGTATTCTCATTAGGTGCATTAAAACTATAACTAAGGGGCAGTTGACGATCATCTTTAAAATTTGGTGGCTTTATATGGCTGGCTATATTTGGTCTAAAAATTTCTCCTTGATTTAcaggtgtcaattgtttattgAAATGATTTGGAGGTTGTTCTCGagtattttgaatataattctGCGGTACTGTTTCAGGTCTCTGAAGCAACTGATGTTGATACTTTTGTACTTGTTTAGGAGTTGAACTCACAAGCCTCTGAGACGGACCTGCAGTACTGCTAACTTCTGCAGAGACTGTAAATGGCCTTGGCGTGtttaaaccattttttaaaGTTGACGAAAGCAAATTGATATCTGTATACGAAGCCGTAGCATACAAAGGATGATTGCTAGCTATTTTTGGCGGATTTAATTCATCTTTAGTGttaggatttggtgttgttacACCAATAATTGAATAATGATCATCGCGCAGCTTCTCCAAAAAAGTATCAAAGTTGAACTCTGGATTTGCAAAAGGGTTTTCTATTTTGGCAAATTTATGACCAGGATCATTGTAACCGTAAGATTTTACTGGTACATTTTGattgtcatcatcattttcTTCCTCTTGTGAAGACTCTTCTTCGTCACTGGATTCAACATCTTCATCTTCCTCGTAATCTGGACCGTTGTTATTGACTTGTTTGTTACCACCATTAAAACTACTTTGAGAAGCAGGATTGTTATTATTAACCTTATTTTCACGGTAATTATTTACTGTAAGTACAGAATTAGTTGTTTGTATAGGTTTTCCAGTCACTATGGAACTAGATAGATAAGATGAATCAGAAGGAGATACTGAATTTGGTTGTTTCGTCGAATGCACTGttattaattgattatttttaatatttagtgcATTGTTATAAAATCCTCCAGCAAAAGCAGAATAAGgattttgattattattcaAAGACGATATTGGTGggctttttgttattatttgagtTCCACCATTAAATTGAGGACTTTTCTGATTTATAGGATCCGGtatacttgctttaaacggtcgATTTTGAATATTATCCATATTATAAGGTACGTAAGAATTTgctgatgaaaaaaaattactattgaGCAAAGGTTTTCTGTTATTTGGATTTTGCTCAATGTTATGAACAAGTCTTTGATTTTGTAGAttaggatttaaattatattgatgTAAGTGGATGAGCTTTTGAGGTTTAGGATTCGGCCAATTTTTGTCAGGTGACctaaaaccattttttaaataaaaacgtattTGCCTCTTTCCCCTTTCACTGTCTTCTAAATCTTCTTCATTGTATTCATCTTCATTTGATTGTTCATCGAATTCAATATATTCCATAACTTCATCGTTTTCATTCTCATTTTCGTTTTCAT is part of the Pararge aegeria chromosome 2, ilParAegt1.1, whole genome shotgun sequence genome and encodes:
- the LOC120634100 gene encoding uncharacterized protein LOC120634100: MKSFSATALSVFAVLTVCLAAKDRSRQRSGPIRSVPVAASLKRDVDFDCPEEFGYYPHPTDCTLYYVCVFGGALLESCTGGLMYSHELQTCDWPRNVGCDATGAVVAEDLERINEREPPPPPPRRNPPPPPRAQPNPVITSRGQPKFNRQEYEKQQLYAEVDDLPPVEEIESDRQQRVYRGQPSTIGQVQKDRDGYVSQTNSGRTFNSNIIPSSINQNSKIGSFSFGTQVDERRTATVTQAPQTYRVEKYDDVTDSIDRPKDFLTDISKVKDITQNTLSRKKRDIVVNSGNSSVTPDKISKRNDNGNDNENENENENENDEVMEYIEFDEQSNEDEYNEEDLEDSERGKRQIRFYLKNGFRSPDKNWPNPKPQKLIHLHQYNLNPNLQNQRLVHNIEQNPNNRKPLLNSNFFSSANSYVPYNMDNIQNRPFKASIPDPINQKSPQFNGGTQIITKSPPISSLNNNQNPYSAFAGGFYNNALNIKNNQLITVHSTKQPNSVSPSDSSYLSSSIVTGKPIQTTNSVLTVNNYRENKVNNNNPASQSSFNGGNKQVNNNGPDYEEDEDVESSDEEESSQEEENDDDNQNVPVKSYGYNDPGHKFAKIENPFANPEFNFDTFLEKLRDDHYSIIGVTTPNPNTKDELNPPKIASNHPLYATASYTDINLLSSTLKNGLNTPRPFTVSAEVSSTAGPSQRLVSSTPKQVQKYQHQLLQRPETVPQNYIQNTREQPPNHFNKQLTPVNQGEIFRPNIASHIKPPNFKDDRQLPLSYSFNAPNENTLQQPYAVRPLTYSHTTPMVTQKPYLIGQGTAPPTGFLMPKNHKQVTPQPQLSSSTISNFLSNVQSQNVNPFLAFIQSTPKPTSTLVDEQLSALHNYWKTLTTGVTIPTTFVLKQGTVTETPKQGNSYYRTLQSSTQLPIKSKNRILTTSTTVPPKRRPIPKPSPEMNDYYYDEEDEQYYYEPAVKPKYMPSSEVKPQRPAMAQNYKEYDDIRSSENTKIGNSSPKQANNLFKQDSVTKNHNDLSVVTKIPYKQQVKSPNGKIPVPVMVDYVNTANNQYVYRNKTVHLRKPNHNPNTLRPPKYLNQTTLRPYTVRHRLAKPTTEKYHISNGDYNKKTRERVRHQNIVAQNMKYTTPRDSFKQETRFTKTSHDDRINSLEPTESITPTSYSASPRPKMLYNGSQTYSADQYDPYYAVYDEDGELYKDTDYVQQYNQASLRPAVQQTYRGTPPPARRPVETYTPRPVSPDDYDDVLLQPQISNQNQYQSSIRQQTRGDGNELGYDHIPSSVRTTVYEASSQRTTPSTTSTSTTTSTTTTTTTTTRRPTTTAPYTEAMTSVRYSPRPSSTRGRGSAHFSTSGGSESSPQTSNRGTPPTRSRPTLKPSTAIVSKTAEIPDIYLNPPRRPESVYPQPTPDKTAAKCRKDVCLLPDCFCGGKDIPGDLPVDKVPQIVLLTYDDSVNDLNKGLYADLFEKGRVNPNGCPISATFYVSHEWTDYSQVQNLYSAGHEMASHTVSHSFGEQFSQKKWNREVGGQREILAAYGGVKLEDVRGMRAPFLSVGGNKMFKMLYDSNFTYDSSLPVYENKPPSWPYTLDYKLFHDCMIPPCPTKSYPGVWEVPMVMWQDLNGGRCSMGDACANPPDSDGVYKMILKNFDRHYTSNRAPFGLFYHAAWFTQPHHKEGFIKFLDFINKMPDVWIVTNWQALQWVRDPTPISRLNNFQPFQCNYADRPKKCNNAKVCNLWHKSGVRYMRTCQPCPEIYPWTGKTGIRSSKIDHEIEE